From a region of the Mauremys mutica isolate MM-2020 ecotype Southern chromosome 12, ASM2049712v1, whole genome shotgun sequence genome:
- the LOC123346782 gene encoding uncharacterized protein F54H12.2-like, protein MAFVHCGSEECAKSELDLFQIAPTQTSIEKSIYIEVPPLSAVTESAPIDFFIAGNGIDYMDLNNTLLYLCCKIVKGDGTELAADAEVGLVNYPVASIFSQLDVTLGDRLVSQSNNCYPYRAFIESVLNYSDDTLATQFSAGLFYKDTAGQHEKTELDGRNLGFVRRAKLTAESKTVELLGHLHSDLFFQEKLLLNGVDVKIKLTRSKDAFCLMGTAAEGFKLRIVSASLFVKKVRVAPGVRLGHAEALLASNAKYPVDRVGMKVFSIPAGSRVSNQENLFLGQLPKMLVLAFVDNDAFSGSYTKNPFHFKHYDINFVALYVDGEQVPTKPLQPDFEAGRCVREYMNLVQTAGKHMKDRSLLIDREEFAQGYTLFAFDLSPDQECADHYSLIKTGNLRAEIRFGRALTVTINMIVYGVFDNVIEINQRRNVLFDYM, encoded by the coding sequence ATGGCTTTTGTTCACTGCGGGTCTGAAGAGTGCGCCAAATCCGAACTAGACTTGTTTCAAATAGCCCCTACGCAGACCAGCATTGAAAAAAGCATTTACATTGAGGTACCACCTCTATCGGCCGTTACGGAGTCTGCCCCCATTGACTTTTTTATAGCCGGGAATGGCATAGATTATATGGATTTAAACAATACGCTGCTTTACCTGTGTTGCAAGATTGTAAAAGGAGACGGAACTGAACTTGCCGCGGACGCCGAAGTGGGCCTGGTGAATTACCCGGTGGCCTCTATTTTCAGCCAGTTGGATGTTACGCTGGGAGACCGCCTTGTAAGCCAAAGCAACAATTGTTATCCTTACAGGGCCTTTATAGAATCAGTGCTCAATTACAGCGATGACACCCTCGCCACGCAATTTTCTGCCGGTCTGTTTTACAAAGACACTGCTGGACAACATGAAAAAACAGAGTTGGATGGAAGGAATCTAGGGTTTGTGAGGCGTGCAAAGCTGACGGCCGAGAGCAAAACGGTAGAGCTGCTGGGCCATCTACACAGCGACctgttttttcaagaaaaacttttGTTAAACGGAGTGGATGTGAAAATTAAACTGACGCGCAGTAAAGACGCTTTCTGTTTAATGGGCACTGCGGCTGAAGGTTTTAAACTGCGCATTGTATCAGCGTCCCTTTTTGTGAAGAAAGTACGGGTGGCCCCGGGTGTCCGTCTGGGGCACGCGGAGGCCCTGCTTGCCTCTAATGCTAAATACCCCGTGGACCGTGTGGGAATGAAAGTGTTTAGCATCCCTGCGGGCAGCAGGGTTAGTAACCAGGAGAACCTGTTTTTGGGTCAGTTACCCAAAATGCTTGTCCTAGCGTTTGTGGATAACGATGCCTTTAGCGGAAGTTACACTAAAAatccctttcattttaaacattacgATATTAATTTTGTGGCCTTGTATGTGGATGGTGAACAGGTACCGACCAAACCTCTGCAACCGGACTTTGAGGCAGGCCGCTGCGTGAGAGAATACATGAATTTGGTACAGACAGCTGGTAAACACATGAAAGATCGTTCTTTGTTAATTGACCGGGAGGAGTTTGCACAGGGGTACACCTTGTTTGCCTTTGATCTGTCTCCCGACCAGGAATGTGCAGATCATTATTCCCTAATTAAAACTGGGAACCTGAGAGCAGAAATACGTTTTGGAAGGGCTTTAACAGTCACCATTAATATGATTGTGTATGGAGTTTTTGACAATGTCATAGAGATAAATCAGAGAAGAAATGTTCTGTTTGACTACATGTAA